TGCGACCAGGCCATCGATGATCTGCTCGACGAACCACAGGGCGGATGCAGACATCAGGTCGTCGGCGGTCAACACCTCCACGATCCAGGGGCAGGCGGCAAGCGCCTCGTGGATCGCAGCGGCGGCGACGACGATCCGCTCGCTGGGCTGGGCGGGCAGTTCAGATCGGTGAAGTGTCCGCGCGGCGTAGTCGTCCAGCAGTAGGACGAGCAGTTCTTCCTTGTTGCGGACGTGGTGGTAGAGCGCCATCGGCGTACTGCCGATCTCCGTGGCCAGCCGCCGCATGGTCAGCCGGTCCACGCCTTCCTCAGCCACGATCCGACGGGCCGTGCCGATGACCTCCTCGCGGGAGATACGGGGAGGTCGGCCGAGGGCTTTGCGCGGTGCGGACGGTTGCGGCATACCCATCATCATCCCCCAGGTGTCGACAGCAATGATCCCCTAAGGCTATTTTCCTTACATGTATAAAAACTCACGAGGGCGACCCCGATTGGTGCTGGCGGCGGCAGCCATTGCCCAGTTCGTCTTCGCCCTGGACATGTCGGTGGTCAACGTCGCACTGCCTGCGATCCGCACCGCGTTGGGATTCGCGCCGCTCGACCTGTCGTGGGTCGTGCACGTCTACGCGCTCACCTTCGGCGGACTCCTGTTACTGGGGGGCCGCGCTTGTGACCTGTACGGTCACCGTCGGCTGTTCGTGGTGGGCCTGGCCGTCTTCGGGCTGTGCTCGCTGGCGGGCGGGCTGGCCCAGGCGCCCTGGCAACTGATCGCCGCCCGTGCCGGTCAGGGGCTGGGTGCTGCCGCGGCCGCCCCAGCCGCGCTGGGCATGCTCACCACCACCTTCCCTGAGGGCCCTCGGCGTGTCCGGGCGCTCGGGGTGTGGAGCGCGGTGAACGCCGCAGGGGGAGCGCTGGGGGTACTGGCAGGTGGTCTGCTGACCGAGTATGCGGGGTGGCGCTGGGTCATGCTGGTCAACCTGCCCATCGTGGCAGCGGCTCTCGCGCTGGTTCTGGCAGGCGTGCCCGCCGGAGCGCATCCCGACTTGCGCGAGAGGCTGGATGTGCTCGGCGCCGTCCTGGCGACCGGCGGAGTCGGGCTGCTGGTGTTCGGCGTCGTCCGCACCGACGCCCGAGGATGGGGATCCCCGGCAACGCTGGCGACCCTCGCCGCTGCGGCCGCGCTCCTGGCCGCCTTCGTCCTCGCTGAATCCAGGGCCCCCTCGCCGCTGCTGCGCCTCGGCCTGCTGCGCAGCCGCTGGGTCGCCGGCGCCAACGTGCTGGTGTTCTTGGCGGCGGCCGGGCAGTTCACGGCGTTTTACTTCGTGTCCCTGTACATGCAGC
The genomic region above belongs to Streptomyces sp. CG1 and contains:
- a CDS encoding TetR/AcrR family transcriptional regulator, whose protein sequence is MPQPSAPRKALGRPPRISREEVIGTARRIVAEEGVDRLTMRRLATEIGSTPMALYHHVRNKEELLVLLLDDYAARTLHRSELPAQPSERIVVAAAAIHEALAACPWIVEVLTADDLMSASALWFVEQIIDGLVACGLPPEQAVHGYRAIWYYTAGEIVVRTTAARRRTDDDRPTYRERVFADLDPSELPRLAQVAEQWAPLTAEDTYLDGLRALVDGLLTAR
- a CDS encoding MFS transporter translates to MYKNSRGRPRLVLAAAAIAQFVFALDMSVVNVALPAIRTALGFAPLDLSWVVHVYALTFGGLLLLGGRACDLYGHRRLFVVGLAVFGLCSLAGGLAQAPWQLIAARAGQGLGAAAAAPAALGMLTTTFPEGPRRVRALGVWSAVNAAGGALGVLAGGLLTEYAGWRWVMLVNLPIVAAALALVLAGVPAGAHPDLRERLDVLGAVLATGGVGLLVFGVVRTDARGWGSPATLATLAAAAALLAAFVLAESRAPSPLLRLGLLRSRWVAGANVLVFLAAAGQFTAFYFVSLYMQQVLGVGAAATGAAFLPFSVSLVAGTIIATRVTTARTPRAALVPGALLAAAGLAWFAFISPSGGFLTDVLGPSIVTAVGVGLVLAPVAAAATTGAASREAGMASGLFNSSRQLGGCVGLAALATIAAHRTGTATDPAALDDGYALGLAIAAALFVIAAVVAIGVLPRRRTETPAPQPAAPAENRLEGTPS